GGAGTCTTGAGATTCTCAGCTTCAGTTGGACCCCCAGTGTGGACTGTCTCAAGCGACTGACTGCATTAGACCTTCTTCCAAGCCGATTCCTCCCTCAACCATGACCGGAAGTCTTTGAGGAAAGGGTATCGTTTCCTCAACTCGGGGACGTTGGCATTGAAGCCTGTGGACTTGAACCAATTGAACATTATCCCCAATTGTTCGTTCAATACCCACTTGAGCGTCCTGGCCACAACTCCGTACGTCCCCTCCATCTCCCGCCCTGTCTCTTCTCTGGAGACTCTTGCGGCTTCGTCGGGGGAGGTGGCGTCTCCTGCCAGGGAGATAGCTCGGTTGCGATACTCTGGAGATTCCGCGTTGAGGAACGCTTCAGCTGCGAGTTTGCCCATGTCGGTGGTACTGATGAGTTGGAGTTCCGTGCTGGGGCCGTTGAGACGCCACATTTCCGCAAAAGCGCGGCCGAGGAAGTTATTGCTGAGGTTCTCGTAGAAGGCGACCGGACGGAGGAAAGTGTAGGTGAGGTCTTTACCAGCGGCTTCGGACTTTGCGATGATGTCCTGCTCGATGTGGAACTTGCTGGCGAAGTGAGGGATTGGTGTTGGATCTGTATCGGTGTTTGGGCCGCGGTCGGTGGCCGTGAAGATGATGTGTTTGATTCCGGCGTCGACAGCGGCAGCGGTCATGGCTTTGCCTTGGTGTTCTTCTTTCTTTGCGTTCAAGGGCATCGTGACGGAGAAGAGGCCCCATGGCTTTTCGATCTGTTTGAAGATGCTGACTGGGTCGTCGAAGTTGCCTTGTATTACGTGCACGTTCGGTTTGTTTGCGAGTCGTTGTGCGCTGCCGGATGTCTTGTCTCGTGTGATAGCATATATCTCGAAAGGTTGTGATGGTCTGGACAGAAGTGCTGATATTAAAGCGCCGCCTTGCTTGCCAGTCGCGCCAGTCACGACGAGTCTGCGTGTGGTCGCCATGATGCTGGTTTTCAGCCGCCTGTCGTGCGAGGGTTCCCGACAACAGAGGTTGTCGCCCCTTGCTCGAAAAGTAATGGCGATTGTAGCCTGCGAAGAAAGCTTCGAGCACCTTAGACAGAGCGAATGTTGTCGAAGCGATGGGTGTATCGTTCGCCTCTACTTCGCAAGCAGTGGCTACGTCCTAGTATTGCTATTGCACCGACCAAGAGATATTCGGATTCTCGTACAAGCGGCCACCTGTTCTGTTGAGAGCACTTGGTGTATTTGCAGTACTGCGAGAGGGCGTTGTAGTTAAGTGGATTTAGTTCTCGTTGAAGAATATGGATGGGAGTTGAGGAATTGCGTGAGATGCACTTGCCTGATATACTTGCCTCTGAAGACGAGCTTGCGTTCTAAGTACTACCCTAGATAGCACCGATAGACAGTGCAGAGATTTGAAGCTAGACCTGACAACAGTGGTGACAGTCTTGACGGGCAAAACGGGATGAAGAACGGATGATCTCGTCTTGCTCTCGGAAGGATTGCATGGATGAGTTGAGCCGCACACGTGACTCGGGTTGCTGTTCGCCCGACTTGGTGTCTTTATTGAACCGCTCTTCTGTCTTCTCTCACCATTTCGCCTGCCCGAGCGCCATCACTATGTCGGCTCTTCTCACAATCTTGCTCGCTCTTGGCGCAGGATTCAGCACCAAAGAGGGAAGCGCTGACTGCCGCGTGATGTAGTTCCTCAGGATCTGCAACCAACGCGGTGGAACACACCATCGTGTATGGCGCTGCCTAAGTATATGACCGCAAGTCATCCTCGTAGAGTACGATTGTTTCTATTCTCCATCAACATTCCACCGCCATCTCATTCAAGATGCAAGCTCTCAAGATTGCAGGCTTCCTTCCTACTTTAATGACATCCCAATTCTTCGTAAATATTCCCATTCCAGAATTCGACTTCTCAGGCCAGACGGTGATCGTAACAGGCTCCAATACTGGCCTAGGAAAGGAAGCAGCACGACACCTTGTGCGCCTCAAAGCCTCAAAAGTCATCCTCGCAGTCCGAACAGTTTCGAAAGGCGAAGCTGCAGCCAAGGACATCGTCGAGAGCTGCAAAGTCTCTGCCGATGTGGTCGAAGTGTGGGAGCTGGACTCTGGTGATGAAGCTTCCATCGACGCGTTCGCAAAACGAGTTCAGGCTCTGGAAAGACTGGATGCCGCAATTCTGAACGCTGGCGTGATGACCATGGAATGGCGCACGGTGGACGTCCACGAGAGTACTCTGGCTGTTAACGTGTTTGGGAACTTACGCTTGACCAAAGTTCTGCTGCCGAAAATGCAGGACAGCGCGCGGCGGACTGGTCAGCAGGGTCGAATCAGTGTCGTTGGAAGTGACATGATGTATGTTGCAAATCTTGGCGAACTGGAGACAGATGGCAAAATCGTCGACAAGCTGGACAGTAAAGACTTGTCCCTGAAGTGGATGGGGCAGCGGTACCAATTGAGCAAGATCTTGATCTTCTGGGCGATGAAACAGCTGGCCAAGGTCAATCCAGTGGCTGGTGAATCTGGTGTCGTCTTGACGGTCATGACGCCGGGTGCTTGCAAGAGCACGATTTTCCGTGACCCGATCAATCCAAGGGTGAAGAACATGGCGGACTGGGTAATGGCTCTGTTTCAGCGCACCACCGAAGTTGGTGGGAGAGCACTTGTACACGCTATCGAGCCTCAGCTGCCGCAAGAGGCGCATGGAAAGTTCCTGATGGATGCCAGGGTAGGCTCCGAGGGATTGAATGTCACTAGTAAGCAAGCAGAAAGATTAGCAGCAAAGTGGAACGAGGAAGTTCTTGCTGTAGTGGAGGACCATGGGAATCCCAAGTTGTGAATAGAAGATACAAGTGCAATCTCAATGTTGTAGCGCACGTTTTGTGATGCGCTTTGATTCATCGACAAGCTGTCTTAGCTGTCGACTGCCTAGTCCTGCTGTGAGTATCCCCCATCGTGACCCTGACCCATGGCAAGCAGACGCTGCTTCATACCATCGGCGAGCTGTGCCATGCCTGGCGGCAAATCACTGAAGCCGCAATCCGCTGCCCATTTTCCAATGCCGTGCTGGAGTATATTGCGGGCTCGGGAAGTGTCCGTGCCTACCAGGCCCATTGTTCCGTGCAGTGTCATGCGCTCATTCTTGCTGTCGCACACACCGCGATGCAATATGTTGTTGTTGTAGAACCCGATGTCGCCGGGGTACATCTTCACGGCCACTTGACCAGGCATGTCGTCCCGGTGCCATCGCAGCGCAAAGTCGCGGTCGGGACGCACGAGCATGTTGCACAGTTCCAGGACGAGCTCGTCGCGTGAGCACTGCAACAGCGCCGTCACGGCATTCACCATCGTGTCACCAAAGTGGGACTTCTCGAACGTCTCCTTTTCGGGCATGTCGGGATGCAGCAGATGCTGTACACCCCATATGCCCTGCGAGACGTCGTCGGTCCATGGCGGGAACTGCTTCGGTAGAGTGCGGAAGTATGGCCACTTGCCAGCTCGCGCGAGGTCTACGGTGCGCTTGCAAGCTTGTTGGAATGGGTGCACCTCTTCCGGCGAGAATGCTTGCGCGATGCGGACGAAGCCATCACGGGCGAGTACCGCTCGCAGCTTTTCGCCAGAGACGTGGAAAGAGTGTGTACTCGACTCGTCTGACGCCATCTGTCTCGTGCGCTGACGGCTTTGTGGTCTGTCTGCGTGGTAAAGTCAAAGCCGGACCCACAGCCACCACGTCGGCCTCTGCTGTCTGCATGACCATCTCTCTCTACTTGACGCGCGACACATCGTCCACCGACAACAATGTCTCCTCACACCCGCAGACATCAAACTCGAACACGAAGCCAACACCAATCTCCAACTCCCTGGAGTCTGGAGACGGTACCCTAGCTAGCGGTCAAACAACCACACAACAACCACCAACTGATTCAGCGTGTTCACAACAACATTTCCTTTGCACTACATGTACTTCGACATGGCCGACTACATCACACAGCCTCACACACACCGCACACCTTCTGCCGGACAAGCGAAGCGCAACAGCCGGAATCGCAGGAACAACCAGCAACACTTCCAAGGCGCAGTCTCAGACGGCGCAATAGCCAATCCTGCTGCCTCGCCGACATCCCACAAGACACGACAAAGCGTAGTGCTGGGTGCAGAACAGCCCGTAGATAACATGAGCAGATCCAATGCACAAAGACAGAGGCCATCTTCGGGTGGGGGCCTTACACATGGCACTCCTGCAAAGGAGCAAGCCTACGCCGGTCCGACTTTCCAAGCATCGCCAGCGGCCGCTTCACTTCCTGTGCCAAAGTTCTTCTCCAAGTCCGTACCGAACGCGGCACAGCATACAACCTTACAAGCAAGGCTTGAGCGCGAGAAGGCCAACCAGACTGTAGAGTCTTCACCCGAGAGCGACTCAGCTGCTCCCGTGCCACCACCTCCACGCGAGGAGTCGCCGCTAGATTTCTTCTTCGAGGCCGATAGAGCAGAGAAGGAGAAGAGCAGGAGTAACAGCAATGCGTTATCACCACAAGCAGCCACACGGCAACCACCTTCCACAGTGCCGAGGAATATGTTCCATGGGAAGAGCCTATTCCTGCAAGAATTAGACGGGGATACCGAAGGCATGCCCAGTCCACGAACGCTGCCACCGAAGAGCCGGCCAGGACCAGGCGATCGATCCCATTCATCTCCAGGCGCACAGCAGCATACggctagcgacgacgagcGGCAAGCCTACACAAAGAACCTGAAAGAGCTGCTGTTCAATACAGCAAGAGAAAGTATTACCCCTCCACGATCGCAAACTCGACCAAACTCCAGTGCGCGTACTCCTGATGGAGTATTTGGTTCTCCGTCACCCATGCAACGTCCCAGCTCAGGGCCCTCCACGCCACAGCCTGCCGCCCATCAACAACAAAACCAACACGCTCTCCACTATGGAAACCGCAACCTCTCGCCATTGTTCAAGGCTGCTCGAGGCGATACTCCCACGCGACCGTCTTCTTTGCGGCAAGAGATGATCAACGATTCTCCTTCTTCGAGGGCGTATCCACCGAGCAATTACCAGACATATCAATCAATCCCACCTTCTACCGACACAAACACCCTTGCTCGCTCCTATTTGAAGGAGCAGATCCGAACATCTGCTCCAGCTGAGATGCCGCAGCTACCATTCGGAGCGCAGCCTAATGGAGTGTCCTACGGTACAGCTGGCTCTGTACCTTCCTCTGACATACCTCGCAGCGGAGGCGCTCATGACATCAGAGGAATGGAGAACGATTTACGACGCATGTTGAAGCTTAATGTCTTGGGGTAATGATTTGGGTGGTATTATATTTGGAGCATAGCGCGGCGTTTTGAAACACCTTTACTCGGCGGCACCCTTGGGACCTATGAGCATGGCTTGAACTGCTCAACTTCACCACGGCGTTTGATCTGGCATGATCATGGGCAGCACGAGGAGGCAAATATGCTGCAGGGACCTTGCGGCGATGGCGTTTCATGTGTCAATTGACTGTCACTCGTTGGAACTTTCATGTGCTACGACCTCAGGACATGGTGGACGGGCACAGGAGCGCTGAGGAGAGCTTTCTCAACCCTCATCAGATATCAGAGCAATCTAGATAGAAGACCAACTCACGTCAGTCGCTAATACATGTTTGCCCGTCTTCCCCTAGCAAAATACGCGTGTAATAACATACATGTACAAGACCAGCGGAAAGAGCCCTGGAGGCCTCGGAGTGACACGGCATTAAGCTTTCAGCCGAGTCCCGCAGGACCCGCACCCTAGaactacctcctagatcCCTGCATGCTGTGACTACGCGCCGCGATTTTTTGATTGTTCACGTGCATTCACTCACAAACATCTCCTACGCGCTGCACTTGACATTGACACATGTCACGCGCAGAGAGCCCACGGCAGATCCAGAACCATCAAGATAGCCAACAGCAAGCACATAACGGGCTGACATAGCGGCTTGTCGAACGCCGATGATGACCTGATTCAACTGCAACAACTCTCTAGCCAATAATGACCACTTACGGCATACCGGTCTCGGCTCCGACGAACGTACAAGAGGTTGAGCAGGTGAGGCTGCTGCCATAGATTGAGAGAAGTCGCCTTCACCACTGACTATGTCCAGCTCGTGAAACGGCTTTATCAGCCTGGCACGCCGAGAGTCATCGCACAGATCGACGACCAGCTCAAGCTCTTGCAGCACTCCCCAGACGGCTGGCAACTAGCAGATGCCTTACTCGGCAGCGATGACTCCAACGTCCGCTTCTTTGGAGCCTTGACGTTCCAAGTCAAGTTGAACGGTGATGGGTCAGTAGTCGACCCTGATCTGAGCCAGTGGTGAGACTTTCGGCTTACCTCCGTAGGGCCAGACTTGATGCAGCTGCGGCGCAGACAGTCCTGAGCAAATTGCTTCACTGGACAGTCTGTTCACCATTCCTCGCTCTGCCTTGATCGTATAACAAGCGCTGACCATTTGCAGGCACAACTGGACCGTGCTGGAGAAGGTCATCTGGTGAGGAAGAAGCTATGCGCAGCACTAGGAACATACTTCCTGCAATCACCAATACCGTGGCAGCGACCACTTCTGCATCTTGCCGCTTCGTTCTACCATGGAAGCGCCGTCGACGAGGACCGGCTCTCTACAGCGCATGATGCTATCGATCAGTATTTGCCTACGCTCAATGATTCTCAGCTTGTGAACCTCCTTTGGTTATCTGGAACTTTGGCAACCGAGGCTTCGAGGGTGGACAATTCCACGCCAGAGAACACGCACGTACATCATCTCATGGAGACGTTGGCTGTCGATGCAACCAAAGTCATGCTCTACGCTCTACGCCAGCCGGCTCCTGCAGTCACTGGAAGAACGAAAGCAGAAAGCGTCAAAGCTGAAAGCTTGTCATGTTTCCTGAATTGGGTCAACTATGCTCAGCCCATGTGGACGAGCCAACAACAGGCACTAGACCACTTGCGCGGGCTTGTGCCTCAGCTGGCGCCTCTGTTGACCGACCAGATGCTTCAGACCGAAGCTATGGATGTCTTCCGGGACATTCTCGAAAGCTACACCACATTCTTTCAGCCTCAACACATGGCACTCCTGGCGAATGTTATACATCAGTACGCCGGGCCGGCAATGCTGCGATTGCTACATGATCGCGAGCCAGAGGTCCTGCCTGTCGCTCAGCTGATCATTGCCTTCGGTATTGCCAACGTCCAGCAGGTGGTTGAGGACCCGCAGAATGAGCTCGGCTCCAAGGTTGTGGTCCAGCTACTTCTAGCAATACTCGAATCTCCGGGCTTCCCTGGTGACGATGATGAAGTTTCTATCCACAGTATCGAATTCTGGAACACCTACATTGAGTATGTCAACGAGGAAATGTACTCGAGACAGACGGCTCAAGAAAAGCCAGCCTGGCTTGACCACGACAAAGCTGTTTGCATGCGCCTCTCGGAGTTACTCTGGTCGAAGATGAGGACACCGCCTGCCGAAGTGGCGCAGGACTGGAGTGATGACGAGTCAGAAGCTTTTAAGGAGTTCCGCATGGACGCTTCGGATCTTATGTTGTCCGTCTATGTACGGCTCGGCAATGAGATGCTTCAGCGCTTCATTTCCATCGCAACGACTGCGCTCTCGGCAAAGAATTGGCAAGATCTTGAGGCTGCATTGTTTGCCATCAATACGCTGGCGGACAATGTGCTCGAAGAACCAGCCGCTGAAGAGCTGCTTGGTCAGATATTTAGCTCTGCTCTGTTCCGCGAAATTGCTGACTTCAGCCAACCAATTCCGACTCAGACACGAAGGACCGCCATCGATATGCTGGGTGCATACGGTCAGTACATTGAGCGCCACGCGGAAGCCCTACCAGACACACTACGATTCCTGTTTGCTTCCCTCGAGACACCCGGTCTCTTCATCAGCGCCTCAAAGTCGATTGAATCATTGTGCTCGACTTGTCGCAATAGTCTCACTGGAGAGCTAGATGGCTTCCTGGCACAGTACGATAAGTTCGCCCAGAGTGAAACGAGCGAGCCGTACACCAACGAGAAGGTCATTGGAGCGATAGCTTCTATCATCCAAGCAATATCCCCAGAGAGCGCCAAGGCACAGCCTCTCTCGGCACTACTAGACATCGTGGACAGTATGGTCGTCAACACCAGACAGCTGCTCGCTCAGCCGGATGTTGAGAAGGCAGCGGCCATTGGCGTCTCCTCGATTGACTGCCTGGTCAAGATTGGCAAGGGCCTTCAAGTACCAGAAGATGTGCCCATCGACCTGTACGAGGATGAAGAGACGCCTAAAGGCCAGGCCAACTACTGGCGGGATCCAGAGGGTCAGGCAATCCAGTTCCGTATTCTCAACATCTGCCAGACGATGTTGCAGCTTCTGCCTGGCGTTGGGGAAGTCGTCGACTCGGTGTGTCAAGTCTTCAAGGCCGGCTTTGCAGAGACTGAGCCTGGGCCTTTCGTCTTTCCGCCGAACATGATAGTCAGCTTCCTCGAGCAGTGCACCATCTCCACACCTCACTTGGAGACAGTACTTTCGACAGTCTGCACACTCATCGTGCAGTACTCCCGCAAGGATCAGCCACGTATTGATGACGAGATCAGTCGGATCTACGCCAGAGCTGTCACCTTCGTTCAGAGTCTCAACGGTGACCCATCACAAGATCCAAGCATCGCACAAGCCTGCATTGATGTCTTCAACCGCATGATTGGGCGCTACAGCAACATCTTCCTAGACGTGGCAGGAAGTGGCGTCGCGGTACAACTCATCCTCGACTTTGCGCTCAAAGCTCTTGATGGCCCGGATCTCATGCCAAAACGCTCCGCCGCCGACTTCTGGAGGCGGGTCATGGCACTGAAGCAAGACCAACCCGATGAGACGATCCTTGATCGAGCAGAACAGGTCATCACTGCGTACGGCCTTCCACTCTGCCAAGCCCTGATGAACCAAATCTGCGGCCGCAGTCAGCGCTCCGAACTCGACTCACTCGCTGAGCCGCTCAAAGGTTTGATCCAGAACCGACCTCAGACTAGGACGTGGCTCGAAACGGCTATCACGAGCGATGCTCTTCCAGCTATTATCCCAAGCGTGGGCGACGCGGAGAAGAGGAGGTTCGTGCAGCAAGTCATCAGCTTGCGCGGTGACACCAAGAGGACAAGGGATGTGGTTAAGAACTTCTGGGCCGCTTGTCGCGGGACTGTCGCGAGTTATGCATGATCGTAGGGTCTGCGTTGGATGAGGAGGAGGGAGGGATGATGAAGGAGCCGGAAAAGCATAAGACTATACCCCCATCACGTTGCGGCGTTACATCACAGCGAATTCATGGCATGGCTACAAAATGGCTCTAAAGGGAGGGAAGCGTTGCAGAAGCGCGAGTGGCTACACTCTGTCATTGCTCCTGGCGTTGAGAAACGAGTATATAGACACGACTCAAGCTCCCCTTCTCGGCTTCAGCACATTCTCTCAGGTCCCTGTGTGTCGATCCCGTCCTGTCATTCTTGCTGCCCAGGACGCTGTGCGGGACTCAGCTCCGCACCCGCGCGTGCCTCAGTATCATCGTAGGTTCACGGTTGATCGGATATAGCAATGTCGCTTCCTGACCCGCTCCACTTTCGTTCTTCATAACCTCGTCCTCTCTTGCTCCTCCAGTCATGAATTCTTCTCGCCCTGTATCGTAGCCACGACCTTCCTCTGGTGCTTACTACTCCTGAACTCCAAGTACCAGATCCCCTGCCACGTCCCCGTGTTGAGTCGTCCATTACTGATCGGCACCGTGACGCTCGCGCCAACAAGTGCGCTCTTGATATGGGCTGGCATGTCATCCTACCATCATGCCATCAGCAATTGCACTTCCTACCACACCAGCTCTTGTATATGACTTACCAATCCCTCAGCACTGTGTCTATACAAATTCCCCTTCCGGTCCTCTGGCGCGATCCTGTCAAGCGCATCGCTCATATCTTCCCGCACAGCCTCGTCCCAGTTCTCGTTCAGCGAGAGGCCGCAGGATGTATGCTGGATGAACAGGTGTAGAAGTCCGACTTTGTAGTCCTTGATCTCAGGTAGCTCTTTCGTGACAGTGTCGGTGATGAGATAGCTTCCTCTGCTCTGAGATGGGAGCGTGAACTGTTTCTGGAACCACGACATGCTGGGCGGTTGCGCGTGTGGTGCTGCTGGCTGTACTGCTTGCGCAATCGGGGTGCAACTTGCTGGAGGGCAGCAATTGCAGGTGGGGAGGGCGACTTTTCGTGGGGCGAAGTCTGCGCCGAGCAGCTCGAGGGGGAGGAGGGCGGGTTTGAGGAGACGTTGGAAGATGTTGGGGAAGAAGGCGAGGATGAAGATGAGGAGGAAGATGCAGGTG
Above is a window of Fulvia fulva chromosome 6, complete sequence DNA encoding:
- a CDS encoding Short chain dehydrogenase atnD, whose protein sequence is MQALKIAGFLPTLMTSQFFVNIPIPEFDFSGQTVIVTGSNTGLGKEAARHLVRLKASKVILAVRTVSKGEAAAKDIVESCKVSADVVEVWELDSGDEASIDAFAKRVQALERLDAAILNAGVMTMEWRTVDVHESTLAVNVFGNLRLTKVLLPKMQDSARRTGQQGRISVVGSDMMYVANLGELETDGKIVDKLDSKDLSLKWMGQRYQLSKILIFWAMKQLAKVNPVAGESGVVLTVMTPGACKSTIFRDPINPRVKNMADWVMALFQRTTEVGGRALVHAIEPQLPQEAHGKFLMDARVGSEGLNVTSKQAERLAAKWNEEVLAVVEDHGNPKL
- a CDS encoding Importin beta-like protein, whose protein sequence is MTTYGIPVSAPTNVQEVEQLVKRLYQPGTPRVIAQIDDQLKLLQHSPDGWQLADALLGSDDSNVRFFGALTFQVKLNGDGSVVDPDLSQWARLDAAAAQTVLSKLLHWTAQLDRAGEGHLVRKKLCAALGTYFLQSPIPWQRPLLHLAASFYHGSAVDEDRLSTAHDAIDQYLPTLNDSQLVNLLWLSGTLATEASRVDNSTPENTHVHHLMETLAVDATKVMLYALRQPAPAVTGRTKAESVKAESLSCFLNWVNYAQPMWTSQQQALDHLRGLVPQLAPLLTDQMLQTEAMDVFRDILESYTTFFQPQHMALLANVIHQYAGPAMLRLLHDREPEVLPVAQLIIAFGIANVQQVVEDPQNELGSKVVVQLLLAILESPGFPGDDDEVSIHSIEFWNTYIEYVNEEMYSRQTAQEKPAWLDHDKAVCMRLSELLWSKMRTPPAEVAQDWSDDESEAFKEFRMDASDLMLSVYVRLGNEMLQRFISIATTALSAKNWQDLEAALFAINTLADNVLEEPAAEELLGQIFSSALFREIADFSQPIPTQTRRTAIDMLGAYGQYIERHAEALPDTLRFLFASLETPGLFISASKSIESLCSTCRNSLTGELDGFLAQYDKFAQSETSEPYTNEKVIGAIASIIQAISPESAKAQPLSALLDIVDSMVVNTRQLLAQPDVEKAAAIGVSSIDCLVKIGKGLQVPEDVPIDLYEDEETPKGQANYWRDPEGQAIQFRILNICQTMLQLLPGVGEVVDSVCQVFKAGFAETEPGPFVFPPNMIVSFLEQCTISTPHLETVLSTVCTLIVQYSRKDQPRIDDEISRIYARAVTFVQSLNGDPSQDPSIAQACIDVFNRMIGRYSNIFLDVAGSGVAVQLILDFALKALDGPDLMPKRSAADFWRRVMALKQDQPDETILDRAEQVITAYGLPLCQALMNQICGRSQRSELDSLAEPLKGLIQNRPQTRTWLETAITSDALPAIIPSVGDAEKRRFVQQVISLRGDTKRTRDVVKNFWAACRGTVASYA
- a CDS encoding UPF0047 protein; translation: MPFDTSLRNTCIFLLIFILAFFPNIFQRLLKPALLPLELLGADFAPRKVALPTCNCCPPASCTPIAQAVQPAAPHAQPPSMSWFQKQFTLPSQSRGSYLITDTVTKELPEIKDYKVGLLHLFIQHTSCGLSLNENWDEAVREDMSDALDRIAPEDRKGNLYRHSAEGLDDMPAHIKSALVGASVTVPISNGRLNTGTWQGIWYLEFRSSKHQRKVVATIQGEKNS